One segment of Hemibagrus wyckioides isolate EC202008001 linkage group LG05, SWU_Hwy_1.0, whole genome shotgun sequence DNA contains the following:
- the LOC131353418 gene encoding transmembrane protein 198-like, with product MADPSMMVTEGVIPTLASAHSCVLEVRKKYEVIPSVACTVCFILGIVYCFCGYRCFKLVMFLSGLAFGTGIGYLLCLREQLLDSPLDAETRAGISLGIGLLGGLVSILVRCVGLFLTGLHLGLLLSITALLAAGHYYPVLSPVWVPAGTVLGIGIFFAVLTLCWQRSMTMLATATLGAAIVMTSVDYCMKTPMLVWRAHVRLQGNQEKVLCWYSWLMLGIWIVVTALGNLVQHKFTAKGTSHTEVIVSGKQKQLQLLKIRQADTRRLPAGKYRRRPPPLKRYAGDVLAPSYLANLRERQTSTGSSMSSLSTVYHTMIDFDFETGSMVPLTTSSPAVIRV from the exons ATGGCAGACCCCTCGATGATGGTGACAGAGGGGGTGATTCCCACACTGGCATCAGCACACAGCTGTGTTCTGGAGGTCAGGAAGAAGTATGAGGTCATTCCTTCAGTAGCCTGCACCGTGTGCTTCATACTAGGGATTGTCTACTGCTTCTGTG GCTACCGCTGTTTTAAATTAGTGATGTTCCTGTCTGGGCTGGCATTTGGGACTGGCATAGGCTACCTGCTGTGTCTCCGAGAGCAGCTGCTGGACTCACCACTGGACGCAGAGACACGGGCAGGCATCTCTCTAGGCATTGGCTTACTGGGAGGACTGGTGAGCATACTAGTGCGCTGTGTGGGTCTGTTTCTCACTGGTCTCCACCTGGGCCTGCTGCTCTCCATCACCGCTCTGCTGGCAGCAGGACATTATTATCCTGTCCTCAGTCCTGTGTGGGTGCCTGCAGGAACAGTACTCGGCATTGGCATATTCTTCGCTGTGCTGACACTCTGCTGGCAGAGAAGCATGACCATGTTGGCTACGGCAACTCTCGGTGCCGCCATTGTCATGACATCTGTGGATTACTGCATGAAGACACCAATGTTGGTGTGGAGGGCACATGTGAGGCTGCAGGGGAACCAAGAAAAGGTGCTGTGCTGGTACAGCTGGCTGATGTTGGGCATCTGGATTGTGGTAACAGCTTTAGGAAACCTGGTGCAGCATAAATTCACTGCCAAAGGAACGTCACACACTGAAG TGATAGTGAGTGGCAAACAAAAGCAGCTCCAGCTATTGAAGATCAGACAGGCGGATACACGCCGACTTCCAGCCGGAAAATATCGACGCAGACCTCCACCTCTCAAACGATACGCAGGAGATGTGCTCGCTCCG AGCTACCTGGCAAACCTGCGTGAGAGGCAGACGAGCACGGGCTCATCTATGAGCAGTCTGAGCACCGTCTACCACACCATGATCGACTTTGACTTTGAGACAGGATCCATGGTGCCTCTCACAACCTCCTCACCTGCAGTGATCAGGGTGTGA